One Channa argus isolate prfri chromosome 15, Channa argus male v1.0, whole genome shotgun sequence DNA segment encodes these proteins:
- the LOC137100060 gene encoding trafficking protein particle complex subunit 5-like, whose amino-acid sequence MDTRFTRGKSNILERPLTRPKTEVSVSAFALLFSEMVQYCQSRVYSVSELQTRLSDMGQSVGASMLDVLVLREKNGKRETKVLNMLLFIKVNVWRSLFGKEADKLEQANDDDKTYYIIEKDPLINAYISVPKENSSLNCASFTAGIVEAVLTHSGFPAKVTAHWHKGTTLMIKFNESVITRDKSLDGR is encoded by the exons ATGGACACGCGGTTCACCAGAGGGAAGTCCAACATCTTAGAGCGACCCCTGACCCGACCCAAGACCGAAGTCAGCGTCAGTGCCTTTGCCCTGCTGTTTTCGGAGATGGTCCAGTACTGCCAGAGCCGAGTGTACTCTGTGTCCGAGCTGCAGACCCGCCTCTCAGACATGGGCCAGAGTGTTGGAGCCAGCATGCTGGACGTGCTGGTGCTGAGGGAGAAGAATGGGAAGAGGGAGACCAAAGTGCTAAACATGCTGCTCTTCATCAAG GTGAACGTGTGGAGGTCTCTGTTTGGGAAGGAGGCTGACAAGCTGGAGCAGGCCAACGATGACGACAAGACGTACTACATCATAGAGAAGGACCCGCTGATCAACGCCTATATTTCCGTGCCCAAAGAGAACAGCAGCTTGAACTGCGCCTCCTTCACTGCCGGCATCGTGGAGGCCGTGCTCACACACAGCGGCTTCCCCGCCAAAGTCACTGCCCACTGGCACAAAGGCACCACGCTCATGATCAAATTCAACGAGTCCGTCATAACCAGGGACAAGTCCCTGGATGGCAGATAA
- the mcoln1b gene encoding mucolipin-1b, giving the protein MASSGPSSVQDTGATEKDGLLSSVARYGSQDPLGAVGPRPCGLVGSELRQQQEEEEEALRRKLKYFFMSPCDKYHAKGRKPFKLGLQLLKIIIVTVQLVLFGLSNQMVVTFKEENTAAFKHLFLKGYQDDAPQAVYTQTEMYSHIQFAIEQYMALPQISLGQYAYVPGVGVNRSALLLCQRSYRRGTIDPVNDTFDIDPHVVTGCIGLNPPDSSSAPESWRDFNNFTLTFYKLINVTIDFQLKAINIQTIINNEIPDCYTFSITIVMDNRAHSGKVKIRLQNQASIKECKDPSVSGHAESYARQFFDVLVAIVCLLSLLLCGRSILRGVLLQHEYVQFFKHRLGRSVSWGERTEFINGWYILLIVSDMFTIVGSFIKIGIESKNLSSYDVCSILLGTSTLLVWVGVIRYLSFFQKYNILIVTLRAAFPNVIRFCCCAAAIYLGYCFCGWIVLGPYHTKFRSLSMVSECLFSLINGDDMFVTFAEMEQSSSLVWIFSQVYLYTFISLFIYMVLSLFIALITGAYDTIMAQTQEQVRVSDLHAFIAECMDTPSSGKFRGPEGSSCSFLCCCDW; this is encoded by the exons ATGGCATCGTCAGGACCGAGCAGCGTGCAGGACACCGGAGCCACAG AGAAGGATGGGCTGCTCTCCTCTGTGGCCCGTTATGGATCCCAGGACCCTCTTGGAGCCGTGGGCCCGCGTCCCTGTGGCCTCGTGGGCTCTGAGCTCcggcagcagcaggaggaagaggaggaggcccTGAGGCGGAAGCTCAAGTACTTCTTCATGAGCCCGTGCGACAAGTATCACGCCAAAGGGCGAAAGCCTTTCAAACTGGgcctgcagctgctcaaaatcATCATAGTGACTGTGCAG TTGGTGCTGTTCGGGCTCAGCAACCAGATGGTGGTGACATTCAAAGAGGAAAACACGGCAGCCTTCAAACACCTGTTCCTGAAAGGTTATCAGGACGACGCTCCGCAGGCCGTCTACACGCAGACGGAGATGTACAGCCACATCCAGTTTGCAATCGAGCAG TACATGGCTCTGCCTCAGATCTCACTGGGACAGTATGCATACGTCCCGGGCGTGGGCGTGAACAGAAGTGCGCTCTTGCTCTGCCAGAGGTCGTACAGGAGGGGCACCATCGACCCCGTCAACGACACCTTCGACATTGATCCGCACGTCGTCACAG GCTGCATCGGGCTGAATCCCCCTGATTCCAGTTCAGCTCCAGAAAGCTGGAGGGACTTCAATAATTTCACTCTCACGTTTTACAA GCTGATCAATGTGACCATTGACTTCCAGCTGAAGGCCATCAACATTCAGACCATTATCAACAACGAAATCCCCGACTGCTACACCTTCAGCATCACG ATCGTGATGGATAACCGGGCCCACAGCGGCAAAGTGAAGATCCGTCTGCAGAACCAGGCCTCCATAAAGGAGTGTAAAGACCCCAGTGTGTCCGGACACG CGGAGAGCTACGCTCGGCAGTTCTTCGACGTGCTGGTGGCCATCGTCTGCctgctgtctctgctgctgtgcGGCCGCTCCATCCTCAGAGGCGTCCTCCTGCAGCAC GAGTACGTGCAGTTCTTCAAACACAGACTGGGCCGCTCTGTGAGCTGGGGGGAAAGGACGGAGTTCATCAACGGCTGGTATATTCTGCTCATTGTCAGCGACATGTTCACCATCGTCGGCAGCTTCATCAAAATCGGCATCGAGTCAAAG AATCTGTCATCGTATGACGTGTGCAGCATCCTGCTGGGAACCTCCACTCTGCTGGTGTGGGTGGGAGTCATCCGCTACCTCAGCTTCTTCCAGAAATACAAT ATCTTGATCGTGACCCTCAGAGCCGCTTTCCCCAACGTTATCCGCTTCTGCTGCTGTGCGGCCGCTATTTATTTGGGTTATTGTTTCTGCGGGTGGATTGTGCTGGGACCGTATCATACCAAG TTTCGCTCCCTGTCCATGGTGTCAGAGTGTCTGTTTTCTCTGATCAACGGAGACGACATGTTTGTCACGTTCGCTGAGATGGAGCAAAGCAGCTCTCTGGTGTGGATCTTCAGCCAGGTCTACCTCTACACCTTCATCTCCCTCTTCATCTACATGGTGCTGTCCCTCTTCATCGCGCTCATCACCGGAGCCTACGACACCATCATG GCCCAAACCCAGGAGCAGGTACGTGTCTCCGATCTACACGCCTTCATCGCTGAATGCATGGACACGCCCAGCTCTGGCAAGTTCCGTGGGCCTGAGGGGTCATCCTGCTCcttcctctgctgctgtgactggtga